The genomic region GCGAAGCTGCGCCAGAATGTGAACCTGTACAACGACTGGGGCGTCAACCACGCCTTCTACCACAACCTGGTCATCGCGGAGAACGAGCACGCCATCCTCACCGCCGGCGTGGGCCACCGCTACCCCACCATGACGGTGTATTCGAAGTCCCGCGCCAGCGAGCCGTGGCAGCACACGGCAGACGAGGTGCGGGGCGTGTCCGACCTGCTGCACGCGGCGCACGCGGCCACGGGCGGGCAGGTGGCCACCAACGAGGAGTGGCACTACCGGCCGATGGATCTTGATGTGCCCATGCCGTGGCGGATCAACTTAAAGTGGCGCATCTCCACCCTCGCCGGTTTCGAGGGCGGGACGCAGGTGTACGTGAATACGCTGTCGCCGTTCGACGTGCGCGACCGCGTCACCGCCGCGCTTCGCACATTGCGTAACGACGGGCGCGTCGCCGCCATCCGCATTGCCGAGGAATGCACCCCGGCTCCGAACCTTTTGCGTTATAACCCGAATTTGGAGGGATGAATAGTGAGTAATATTTCCGAGGTTTTGAACTCCTACTCCGTGGACGAGGTCTGGCAGCGCCGCCTGTACGAGCTGCTGCACGCCAACCCGGAGTTGTCCTTGCAGGAGGAGGAAACGTACAGCCGCCTCATGATGGAGCTGTCGCGTTTCGACTGCGAAGTTGTCGCGCCGATTGGCAAGTTCGGCATCTGCGCCATCTTTGAAAACGGCGAAGGCCCTACCGTGATGCACCGCGCGGATTTCGACGGCCTGCCTGTAACCGAGCAGACCGGCGCGCCGTACGCCTCCCACAAGGTGGTCAAGACCGCCGACGGGCGGACGGTGGGCACCATGCACGCGTGCGGGCACGACATCCACACCACCGCACTGTTGAGCATGTGCGACTTTTTGGACAACACCCGCGAGCACTGGTCCGGCACCTTCATCGCCCTGTTCCAGCCCGGCGAGGAGATCGGCGCCGGCGCCCAGGACATGGCGGACAACGGGCTGACGGAGAAGGTGCCCGCCCCCGACGTCGTCTTCGGCCAGCACGTCATGCCCGGCCGCGCAGGCGAGGTCATGTCCAAACCCGGCCCCCAGTTCGCGGCGTGCGATTCCATCCGCATCCTCATCCCGGGCCGCGCCGCGCACGGCTCCATGCCCCACAACGCCATCGACCCGACCTACACGGCGGCGATGATCATCGCCCGCTTGCAGGCGATTGTGGGCAGGGAGGTCAACCCGGCCGACTTCGCCGTGGTCACCGTGGCCAGCATGCACGCCGGCACCACCAACAACATCATCCCGGGCGAGGCGGAGCTGGTGCTCAACTGCCGCTTCTACTCCGACAAGGTCAAAGCGAAGGTCTACTCCGCAATCAAGCGGGTGGTGCACGCCGAGGTGCTCGCCTCCGGCTCGCTGGATCAAGCCATGATTTCCTTTTTCGCCCACGGCGAGCTTTTGGACAACGAC from Corynebacterium fournieri harbors:
- a CDS encoding amidohydrolase; its protein translation is MSNISEVLNSYSVDEVWQRRLYELLHANPELSLQEEETYSRLMMELSRFDCEVVAPIGKFGICAIFENGEGPTVMHRADFDGLPVTEQTGAPYASHKVVKTADGRTVGTMHACGHDIHTTALLSMCDFLDNTREHWSGTFIALFQPGEEIGAGAQDMADNGLTEKVPAPDVVFGQHVMPGRAGEVMSKPGPQFAACDSIRILIPGRAAHGSMPHNAIDPTYTAAMIIARLQAIVGREVNPADFAVVTVASMHAGTTNNIIPGEAELVLNCRFYSDKVKAKVYSAIKRVVHAEVLASGSLDQAMISFFAHGELLDNDEAVFSRVREQFDEVFGAESVTADPKTVSEDFPVIGQAFGAPYFFWLIGCTPHDVWDKAVEEDRVGEDVPVNHMSTFLPEFEPTISASTRAGLTAVLTYLGK